One window from the genome of Canis aureus isolate CA01 chromosome 18, VMU_Caureus_v.1.0, whole genome shotgun sequence encodes:
- the HILPDA gene encoding LOW QUALITY PROTEIN: hypoxia-inducible lipid droplet-associated protein (The sequence of the model RefSeq protein was modified relative to this genomic sequence to represent the inferred CDS: inserted 1 base in 1 codon), whose translation MKPMLNLYLLGVVLTLLSIFVRLMESLGGILESSWTTRGHTASAEPXKGIPDHPSREV comes from the exons ATGAAGCCTATGTTGAACCTCTATCTCTTAGGTGTGGTGCTGACCCTGCTCTCCATCTTCGTTAGACTGATGGAGTCCCTGGGAGGCATACTGGAGAGCTCTTGGACCACCAGAGGTCATACAGCCAGTGCAGAGC CCAAGGGCATTCCAGACCATCCATCCAGAGAGGTGTGA